A window of the Gossypium hirsutum isolate 1008001.06 chromosome A05, Gossypium_hirsutum_v2.1, whole genome shotgun sequence genome harbors these coding sequences:
- the LOC107959397 gene encoding uncharacterized protein At1g08160, which translates to MAGNTSVAAQQQPRRQFSLVRCVATCLLALIVLVGLAVLIAWLVISPKKLVYTLENGSVQNFNLTNNHLNATFYFVLRAFNRNRRISVYYDYIESTVTYEDQTLAFNTVDPFFQPHRNVSRIKPKLVALNLAMSPSTSKDLMIEKASKEIQVDVHFKARIRLKVGTWKSNRRTLRIVCYSVTVHLSWYKHFDRVPCEAEL; encoded by the coding sequence ATGGCAGGCAATACAAGTGTTGCAGCACAACAACAGCCGAGAAGACAATTTAGCCTAGTAAGATGCGTGGCCACTTGCTTGCTAGCCCTTATAGTTCTTGTCGGTCTAGCCGTGCTGATCGCTTGGCTAGTCATTAGTCCAAAAAAGTTGGTTTACACACTTGAAAATGGTTCAGTCCAAAATTTCAACCTAACCAATAACCATCTCAATGCCACATTCTATTTTGTTCTTAGGGCATTTAACCGTAACCGCAGAATCTCTGTCTACTACGATTACATTGAGTCTACAGTAACATACGAAGATCAAACCCTGGCGTTCAACACCGTCGATCCCTTCTTCCAACCTCATAGGAATGTGAGCCGAATCAAGCCGAAACTCGTGGCTTTAAATTTGGCAATGTCACCATCAACATCTAAGGATCTCATGATCGAGAAAGCATCAAAGGAGATTCAAGTTGATGTTCATTTTAAGGCAAGGATTCGGCTGAAGGTAGGTACTTGGAAGTCCAATCGTCGTACTCTGAGGATTGTTTGTTACTCAGTAACGGTGCATTTGTCTTGGTACAAACATTTTGACAGGGTACCATGTGAAGCAGAACTTTAG